The Clostridium aceticum genomic interval GTATTATTCCCTCCATAACTTTTTGTCCTGCCAATATAGTTCTAGAAATATCCTCTTCTTTGCCTTGGGGTACGTGATATTGATGAAGCATTGCTTTAAAACCATCTCTATCTTTCAAAGTAATCCTCCTCACTAAACATTTTTTTCAACTTATCCTTTCCTTGCTTCAATCGTGATTTTACTGTAGCTAAGTTTACCCCCGTAACCTTTGCAATATCCTTTGCCTTCATATCATGGTAGTAATAAAGAATAATGGCATCTTTTTGCATATCAGGAAGTGCATCAATTTTTTGCTTAATCCCCTTTGCTTCCTCATTTTGGATGACCCTATCTATAGGTTCAGGTCTGTTATCACTTTTTTGCAGACTATCAACATGTTCATACCTTTGCTGAGGTTTTCTACAATAGTCGTTGCAGGTATTAACAGCTATTGTAAATAAGAAGTTAGTAAATTTTCCTGTAAAGTGATAATTATATATGGCTTTTACCAGCTTTAAAAAAATATCCTGTGTTAAGTCGGCGGCCATCACTTGATTCCCTGTTCTTCTGATACAATAGCTATAAATATTTTGATAATGTTTTCTTACTAAAGTATCAAATGCCTGTTGATCACCTTTTTTTATCCGCCATATTAGTTGATAGTCCTCAATAATGAACGCCTCCTTTCTATTTGTAAATTGTCCTACACTTATATTAACGAGTATAACTAAAAAAAAGATTTAAAATTCATTGTGGAAATAAATGTAATTTATATAGCTCAATATCCTTTGTACGTGGTTACTATGGTAACAAATGAAAGGCATAGAAAAGCACCTACCTTTGATATACTCCCCTCATGATAACAGTTTTTATTATTTTAACTGTCTACAATAAAGGGAGCATATCACTTTTAGTAGATGCTTCTAAAGAATATCTTCATATTTATATAGTACATATCTTCTAGTAACCGGATAATCGCAGATAAACCGCTATCCTTGTAATTTTCGTCTAAAGGCTCTCTATTGATGATCTTTCCAATCCATTACATACTCCAGTTCGTTGGTATTTTCATCAATCTGTTCTTTTGTGATAACAAAATTTTCTCTTAGATAGAATTTAACTGCACGATCATTATTTTTATAAACTTGCAGTGATATCGAGGAGTAGTTTTCTTTAACATGATTAAGTAAAATTTTCCCTATACCTTTAGACTGTTTCTCTATATCAACAAAAATTCCTGCAATATAATTGCCCATCAAACCAACAAACCCTTGAACTTTTTCATTATTTTCATAAATAAATATTGTAGCCTTTGGCAACATCTTCTTAACTACTTCATAATTCCCTTGCCAATAACTTTTGTCAATAAAATCATGAGCCTCAATATTTGATTCAAGCCATATTTTCATAACCTCTGTTAAATCATCCATTTCAAAATTTCTTATCATATTTTCCTCCATATATTCTTTGATAATCTCAGCAGCACTCTTCATAAGTTCAAGACCTAACCAATGGGCTCCTCCATTCATTATACACTGGAAAATAGCTATAACCTATATTCCTTTTATATCATCCTCTAAGTGCAGTGCCGCATTTAGAACAAAACTGATCATCTTCAACATAGTCTCCTGCATGACAGTTTGGACATGTCTTTCCCTTTTCATGATCTTTGGAGGTATGTGCTAGCTCGTGGGAGATGATTCCTGTAGGTACAGCTATAATTCCATAACCGATGATCATTAGTAAACTAGAGACCAGCTTACCTATAGGCGTCTGGGGAGAGATATCCCCATAACCAACGGTGGAAACCGTGACAATTGCCCAGTACATGGACTCAGGGATACTGTTAAATCCATGCTGAGGTCCCTCAATAACATACATCATTGATCCTACTATCACAATAATAAACAGAATTGTAAAAAGAAAGACAGTGATTTTGGGTCTACTAGCCTTTAATGCACGTAATAAATGGCCAGATTCATCCATATAGCGCCCCATCTTTAGAATACTAAACAATCTTAGCAGTCTAAGACTTCGAATTATAGCCCAAAATCGTATTTGGGGTAAACCAAAGCCTAAAAATACTGGTAAAATAGCCAGTAAATCTATCATACCAAAAAAACTAAATATATAAGCACTTTTCTTACTAACAACTAAGATTCTTAATATATATTCTACTGTAAAGATAATAACAAAAAACCAACCTAGGACTGCTATCCACATACCATAAATACTTCTAATAATATCTACGCTTTCAGCAATAATCAAAATACTATTACTAAGAATGGTAATAATCAACATCACATCAAAGGCTTTTCCCGCTAGGGTATCTGTTCCAAATATAATCTCATGTAGCTTGCCTTTTATCTTCTTATGAATAAAGGCCAAGTAATTCACCTTCCCTTTTACATTGGGTTTACAATTTAAAATGTTATTACATATTATACCAATATATAGGTTATATATCAATTTCACTTTCCATCTGTTGCTCTACTCAATTTTTTTATTTTTCTTTCTGAGCATCCCCCCACAAATCATAAGGAGAATATATGCCTTTTCTTCATTATTTTCATAACTAAGTATTCTCTACACCGAGTATATTCAGTACTATTTGAATCTTTATAAACCTCTAGGCCATATTTGTATTAGATAATTTTTATAAACCATAAGTGCATCCATAATATGATATTGTTCCGTATGAGGATTACCTTCTGCACCTGCAGTAACCAAAATATATTCAGTCCCATTCTTCACAGCCAAGCTAGCCAAACAAAGCCCAGCTTTATTGGTATAACCTGTTTTACCTCCGAGAATTCTCCCACCATCAAATTCATAGCTATCTATTCTCGTAGCCAAAGTACTGTAAAAGGTGATGCCACTAGAGTGTAGATTAGTGCTGGCGGTGGAATGACCTTCAGCGGTGAAAATTTGGCGAAAAGTTTCGTTCTTTAGCGCATACTGAAGTAACATAGCAATATCTTTTACTGTAGTATATTGATTATCGTTGTGCAGACCTGTTGCATTTGTAAAGTGCGTACCATCCATCCTGAGTTTCTTTGCCTTTTTGTTCATGAGTTTTACAAATTCTTTTTCTGATCCAGAGATTCCAACAGCTAGTCCTATGGAAGCATCAGCACCAGAAGGCAGCATCGTTCCATACAGTAGATCAATTGCAGGCACTTCCTCACCTGGTAAAAACCCAGCCATTGAAGCATTAGCTTCATATAAATCGGAAAAGATCTCCTTTGGAAGAATAATAGGCTCTTTCAAATTAGAGATGTTTTCAATTGCTACTATGACAGTCATGATTTTTGTAAGAGAAGCTGGATAAATTCTTTCCTCACTCTTGACTTCAGAAACTACCTTCTGGTCCTTCAGGCGAACCAGTATTGAATAGGGGCTATATAGTTCTTCCATTAATGGGTTTAGATTCATTTCTTCCTGCTCATCTAGAGGCACTGTATTTTTTTGCTGTGAATCCGATAACGGAATCCTAATCTTTTCAGATGGTCTGTCTAAGATAAATGGTAAAAGTCGACTGATGCTTTTATAGGCTCCAATCAACAAAAATGTAGCAATAAAAATTGAAATAAATATTTTAAAGTATTTAGTCTTTCTCTTTTGACTTCTTTTTCGACGCATAAAATCAACTCCCTTTCATGTAGCAAGGTTGCAGTTTCCATTCTCTTACTATTGGTTGTATGGAAGGTATTCTTAACATGTTCGTTTGAATTAATAGTTTTATCTCCTCCGCCCATTTTATTCCCATAGGTTAGATTTCCATTTTTCAAAAACATATCGTATATTTCAGTGGAATCATCTATTCGTATGGGTTGTTGACCTGGTATTCGCTTATAAAGCTCCTTCGGTTTCTTCCCTGTATAATACAATTTTTCATTACAAGAGGCAAGTTCCAACTTGCATCATGCATAACCCTGTAGGGACCCATAGGATAAAAGGGGTTGCGTCAAAAGAAATATATACATACTCCTCAAGAAAGAACCTATTTCGTAGATTTTCACATTTTTCTATTACTGGTATTATTATGACTATCACTTACTTCATCAGTAACTTCGGATAAATTAATGAAGTTTTTTATACCACATCCCTACTTTTTTAAAGTCAATCTTATCGGTAAAATTTTCTTCAATATAATGTTGTACTTGAATTAATTTAATAAAACTACTTAGAAATAATATTGAACTTTATATTTATACATGATATAATTTTAACAAGTAAAGGAAATATTATCCAAGTAATTAACTTCATAGATACCTTTATTAAGAAATTCATAAATATTATAAATATATACTTTGGTGTTAGTACAAAATTTAATGAACGTATGCAATACAAGTACGTAAATAGGAAGACCAAGTGCAGGGTTGGAAAACCAGGCGTAGCGTAGTCCAATAATTATCGGCTTTTTATAAGCTTATAGTTATTGGATTTTTTTGTTGGATTTTTTCATGATATTGAGAAGCGTATGTATATTTGCTAGTCCGTACAATTTTTATCAAACACATGGGAAGGTGGTGATTAAATTGAATATACCCTACTATGAAATATTCTTTCTAGATTCTTCCTAATTACAAATTATTTCAAAGGGGATTGGTTGTAATCAGGGATTTAGGTAATCACATTAAGAGATATCTATCCCAACTTACTAGAAAGGGGATTTTAACTATGTATATACTAAGAACAAAAAAAGCAAAACAATACATAACTTGCATCATTCTTTTAGCTACTCTAATCATACTAATAGGTTGCACTGCACCTCAAAATAATAGCAATGTTTCTAATGCTGAGACCCGGGAGGCATCTAAGGAGGTAGCCGTTATTGAAATATCTCCATCAAATTCATTTGAGCTTCTTAAAGAAGGAAATGCTAGATTTATAGATGATAAAGCTGGTATTAAAGATATTAGTCTTGAAAGACGTCAGACTCTAACCGAAGGACAACATCCATTTGCAATTGTTGTAAGCTGTTCTGACTCCCGCATTCCACCCGAAATTGTATTTGATCAAGCTCTAGGCGATCTGTTTGTCGTTCGTTTAGCAGGGAATCTTGTTGATTCTGTAGCACTAGGAAGCATAGAATATGCTGCTGCTGTTCTTGAAAGCCCGCTTATCGTTGTAATGGGCCATGAAAAGTGTGGTGCTGTAATCGCAACAGCTAAGGGAGAAGAAGTTCCTGGCAGTATAGATTCCATTGTAAGAATAATTCAGCCATCTGTAGAGAAAGTTAAGGCTATGGGTGTTGCTGGAGATGAGCTATATGAGAAAGCTACGGATGAAAATATTTTAAATTCCATAGAAGAGATAGAGAAGAGTCCTATTGTAAAGGAACTTATAGGCACTGGCAATTTAAAAATTCTAGGTGCTAAATATATCCTTGAAACAGGAGAAGTAAAATTCTTTTCAGAAGTAGATTAATATAAGCAAACCAATACAACTATATGTTAATAACACACCATTTTTCTAATGCCGGACAATAAAATCTAGTATTTTGAGATAGTGCAAAATAATCTGTGCTTAAATCAAAACAAAAGCTCCTTTCTGATAGTAATATTAACTAATACCAACTCAGAAAGGAGCTTTTTTATAGGTATTTATCTAGAAAAGCATTAAGTGAAATAATAGTAGAAGCGGGGGGAGAGAGATGGTTTTGTTTGCTTAGCTTTACTTTATTCTCAATAGTTTTCTAGCCTCATCCGGTGTATATGGCAGCATCCCCTTATTCTTAATAATTCTTGCTATCTCTTCCACTAAAAGATAATTATTTTTTGCTGTTTGGACTTCATCCAAGAAATTACTATCTTCAAAGCCAATTCTAACAGTAGATGCACCTAAATCCAATGCTGTTTCAATTATATCAAAAGATTTTCTATTGGCATGGGTTATACCCCATAATACCTCCTCTTTGTTTGGAAAAAACTCATCTATAGAATCTATTAAAGATCGAAGGGTCCTCACGGTTGCTGGAGATGCACCAATATGCCCTAGAACTATACTAAATAACATTGGTTTTACAAAGTTGAACTCCTGAGTTAGATCCTTAGTAGCTTTAATCATGCCAATTTCAAACACTTCAATCTCAGGAATCTTATTATTCTTTATTATTTTGTCTACACAATATCTTACATCTTTGATTGGATTAAGATATACAGCATCGCCAAGGTTTACAGAGCCTACATTTAATGAGTTCGATTCAACCAAGGTTGACATAACTGGTACACATCTTTCTTCTATCGTAAGGTCAGATATCCCACCAGTTGATGCTTGTATTATTATGTCACATTCCTTACGGATTAGTCCAATTATCTCATTTAATACGGTCATATCTGAAGTAAGTTTTCCATTTTTATCTCTTACATGAAGATGAACCATACCTGCCCCAGCTTTACTACACTGAATAACATCATTGGCTATTTCAGCAGGGTCAATGTTGGTTGAAGAAGCAGATACAGGTGCTACTGATATTAAGGCTTTTCTCATTTTATAACTTCCTTTCCTAGATAATTTGAGCTTTGTATATAATATATCTAAAAGAATTCTCTATTTATCTTGGAACATGTTATCTTTGTAACCCTTCCAATATACATAATGCTGCATTACAGTCTCTTCAATTTCATTTATTTTACATCCCTCAATTACATCCACAAATCTTCTATGAAGATCAATAAACTCATCCCTCAAATTGTGTTCTAATATAGATTTTGTTGTTAGTGTCCTTGACGGAATAGTTATTCTTGTTATATAGTCGGTTATTGTCTCTACTAATTGATTATCTGCAATCTTTGTTATAGCCATATGGAAATTGCTATCGGCCTCCATAATATCTTCAACACTTGCAGATGGTGAATTTATTGCTTTAATTAAGCTGGTAAGAGAATCCTTAATG includes:
- a CDS encoding sigma-70 family RNA polymerase sigma factor, with product MFFLVILVNISVGQFTNRKEAFIIEDYQLIWRIKKGDQQAFDTLVRKHYQNIYSYCIRRTGNQVMAADLTQDIFLKLVKAIYNYHFTGKFTNFLFTIAVNTCNDYCRKPQQRYEHVDSLQKSDNRPEPIDRVIQNEEAKGIKQKIDALPDMQKDAIILYYYHDMKAKDIAKVTGVNLATVKSRLKQGKDKLKKMFSEEDYFER
- a CDS encoding N-acetyltransferase; amino-acid sequence: MNGGAHWLGLELMKSAAEIIKEYMEENMIRNFEMDDLTEVMKIWLESNIEAHDFIDKSYWQGNYEVVKKMLPKATIFIYENNEKVQGFVGLMGNYIAGIFVDIEKQSKGIGKILLNHVKENYSSISLQVYKNNDRAVKFYLRENFVITKEQIDENTNELEYVMDWKDHQ
- a CDS encoding ion transporter, which translates into the protein MAFIHKKIKGKLHEIIFGTDTLAGKAFDVMLIITILSNSILIIAESVDIIRSIYGMWIAVLGWFFVIIFTVEYILRILVVSKKSAYIFSFFGMIDLLAILPVFLGFGLPQIRFWAIIRSLRLLRLFSILKMGRYMDESGHLLRALKASRPKITVFLFTILFIIVIVGSMMYVIEGPQHGFNSIPESMYWAIVTVSTVGYGDISPQTPIGKLVSSLLMIIGYGIIAVPTGIISHELAHTSKDHEKGKTCPNCHAGDYVEDDQFCSKCGTALRG
- a CDS encoding D-alanyl-D-alanine carboxypeptidase family protein codes for the protein MRRKRSQKRKTKYFKIFISIFIATFLLIGAYKSISRLLPFILDRPSEKIRIPLSDSQQKNTVPLDEQEEMNLNPLMEELYSPYSILVRLKDQKVVSEVKSEERIYPASLTKIMTVIVAIENISNLKEPIILPKEIFSDLYEANASMAGFLPGEEVPAIDLLYGTMLPSGADASIGLAVGISGSEKEFVKLMNKKAKKLRMDGTHFTNATGLHNDNQYTTVKDIAMLLQYALKNETFRQIFTAEGHSTASTNLHSSGITFYSTLATRIDSYEFDGGRILGGKTGYTNKAGLCLASLAVKNGTEYILVTAGAEGNPHTEQYHIMDALMVYKNYLIQIWPRGL
- a CDS encoding carbonic anhydrase, producing MYILRTKKAKQYITCIILLATLIILIGCTAPQNNSNVSNAETREASKEVAVIEISPSNSFELLKEGNARFIDDKAGIKDISLERRQTLTEGQHPFAIVVSCSDSRIPPEIVFDQALGDLFVVRLAGNLVDSVALGSIEYAAAVLESPLIVVMGHEKCGAVIATAKGEEVPGSIDSIVRIIQPSVEKVKAMGVAGDELYEKATDENILNSIEEIEKSPIVKELIGTGNLKILGAKYILETGEVKFFSEVD
- a CDS encoding 3-keto-5-aminohexanoate cleavage protein; the encoded protein is MRKALISVAPVSASSTNIDPAEIANDVIQCSKAGAGMVHLHVRDKNGKLTSDMTVLNEIIGLIRKECDIIIQASTGGISDLTIEERCVPVMSTLVESNSLNVGSVNLGDAVYLNPIKDVRYCVDKIIKNNKIPEIEVFEIGMIKATKDLTQEFNFVKPMLFSIVLGHIGASPATVRTLRSLIDSIDEFFPNKEEVLWGITHANRKSFDIIETALDLGASTVRIGFEDSNFLDEVQTAKNNYLLVEEIARIIKNKGMLPYTPDEARKLLRIK